A genomic window from Vagococcus sp. CY52-2 includes:
- the thiT gene encoding energy-coupled thiamine transporter ThiT yields the protein MSKRSRIILEGTIVAALSMSLSFIPLNIGTGFSISLGMIPLTLYALRRGTIPGIYAGLVWGLLHFLMGQVYFLTVSQVIVEYIFAFAAAGFSGLFNKKLQITLKTNPSNAWRYVVSGTFVGVLARYIFHFIAGFIFWGKYAIWGLSPVTYSLVANGISGLLTGVVTMVILLLILNKNKSLFMMTDN from the coding sequence ATGTCGAAAAGGTCAAGAATTATTTTAGAGGGGACGATCGTTGCCGCATTATCAATGTCATTATCGTTTATCCCATTAAATATAGGAACAGGATTTTCCATTTCTTTAGGAATGATTCCCTTAACATTATACGCATTACGTCGTGGAACTATACCGGGAATATATGCTGGGTTAGTTTGGGGCTTACTACATTTTTTAATGGGACAAGTTTATTTTTTAACCGTCTCTCAAGTTATTGTTGAATACATTTTTGCTTTTGCAGCGGCTGGTTTTTCTGGTTTATTCAATAAAAAACTACAAATAACGCTGAAAACTAATCCATCAAATGCTTGGCGTTATGTCGTCTCAGGGACATTTGTCGGTGTGTTAGCACGTTACATTTTTCATTTTATTGCGGGGTTTATCTTTTGGGGTAAATATGCCATTTGGGGACTATCTCCAGTGACGTATTCATTAGTGGCAAATGGGATAAGTGGTTTACTGACTGGTGTTGTGACGATGGTTATTCTACTATTAATCTTGAATAAAAATAAAAGCCTATTTATGATGACAGATAATTAA